The proteins below are encoded in one region of Triticum aestivum cultivar Chinese Spring chromosome 1B, IWGSC CS RefSeq v2.1, whole genome shotgun sequence:
- the LOC123091355 gene encoding glutathione S-transferase U17, whose translation MSSEKQETASVRVLGRWPSPFVIRVLIALGLKSVDHELVEEAVGNKSELLLASNPVHKKIPVLLHHGRPVSESLIILQYVDEAWASQAPALLPSDPYARAAERFWAQYVDDKFPTAIRVLRGRLDGDKDEAAAQVCAALQHLEVAFADCSQGKDYFGGDGVGYLDIALGSHLGWIRAVERIAEIRLLDAAKVPKLAAWADRFCAHPAVADAMPEVDRFVEFSVKNGGAVKAASANYK comes from the exons ATGTCGTCGGAGAAACAGGAGACGGCGTCGGTGCGCGTGCTGGGCAGGTGGCCGAGCCCGTTCGTGATCCGGGTGCTGATAGCTCTTGGGCTCAAGAGCGTGGACCACGAGCTCGTGGAGGAGGCCGTGGGCAACAAGAGCGAGCTGCTGCTCGCCTCCAACCCCGTGCACAAGAAGATCCCCGTGCTCCTGCACCACGGCAGGCCCGTCTCCGAGTCCCTCATCATCCTCCAGTATGTCGACGAGGCCTGGGCCTCCCAAGCCCCGGCGCTCCTCCCGTCCGATCCCTACGCCCGGGCGGCCGAGCGGTTCTGGGCCCAGTACGTCGACGACAAG TTCCCTACGGCGATCCGCGTCCTGAGGGGAAGGCTGGACGGAGACAAGGACGAAGCGGCGGCTCAGGTGTGCGCCGCTCTGCAGCACCTGGAGGTGGCCTTCGCCGACTGCAGCCAAGGGAAGGATTACTTCGGCGGCGACGGCGTGGGttacctggacattgctctggggTCGCACCTCGGATGGATCAGGGCGGTAGAGAGGATCGCTGAAATCAGGCTGCTCGACGCGGCCAAGGTTCCTAAGCTGGCCGCCTGGGCGGATCGGTTCTGCGCCCACCCGGCGGTGGCGGACGCCATGCCTGAGGTGGACAGGTTCGTGGAGTTCAGCGTCAAGAATGGCGGCGCTGTGAAGGCGGCTAGTGCTAATTACAAGTGA
- the LOC123091365 gene encoding cytochrome P450 704C1 gives MATGITECSPAFLVAAGLAVLAICSYLAVVLGRDGFAGAKRYPPAVGTVFHQVYHLRRLHDYYTDLFREHMTFRLLSPGRGQIYTSDPAVVEHILKTNFSNYGKGESNYENTSDLFGDGIFAVDGDKWKQQRKIASYDFSTRALRDFSGGVFNKNAAKLAHIVSDNAAAKQPMDFQALLMKATMDSIFTIAFGLDLNTLSGAAADEGSRFAAAFDDASEFILLRFVNAFWKVARFLNVGAESALRHRIKVVDEFAYKHIRARADEMSAGKAHDAESKCDLLSRFIQATTSESGEVDYKYLRDIIMNIVIAGKDTTAGALAWFLYMMCKHPEVQERISEEAREAADAGEAASIDDFSQSLTDEALNKMHYLHAALTETLRLYPSVPLDNKECFSDDVLPNGFSVGKGDMVFYAPYAMGRMERLWGEDAQVFRPERWLDEHGVFQPESPFKFTAFQAGPRICLGKEFAYRQMKIFAAVLLRFFVLALRDKDASVNYRTMITLYIEQGLHLTAVAR, from the exons ATGGCGACGGGAATAACAGAGTGCTCTCCGGCCTTCTTGGTCGCTGCCGGCCTCGCGGTGCTAGCGATCTGCTCGTACCTTGCCGTCGTCCTCGGCCGCGACGGCTTCGCCGGAGCGAAGCGGTACCCGCCCGCGGTCGGCACGGTGTTCCACCAGGTATACCACCTCCGGCGGCTGCACGATTACTACACGGACCTGTTCCGCGAGCACATGACGTTCCGGCTGCTCTCACCGGGACGGGGGCAGATTTACACGTCCGACCCGGCGGTGGTCGAACACATCCTCAAGACTAACTTCTCCAACTACGGCAAG GGCGAGTCTAACTACGAGAACACGAGCGATCTCTTCGGCGACGGTATCTTCGCGGTGGACGGCGACAAGTGGAAGCAGCAGAGGAAGATCGCCAGCTACGACTTCTCGACGAGGGCCCTCCGGGACTTCAGCGGCGGCGTCTTCAACAAGAACGCTGCCAAGCTCGCGCACATCGTCTCCGACAACGCGGCGGCGAAGCAGCCCATGGACTTTCAG GCCTTGCTGATGAAAGCGACGATGGATTCCATCTTCACCATCGCCTTCGGCCTGGACCTCAACACGctgtccggggcggcggcggacgaggggAGCCGCTTCGCCGCGGCGTTCGACGACGCCAGCGAGTTCATCCTGCTCCGCTTCGTCAACGCGTTCTGGAAGGTGGCGAGGTTCCTCAACGTCGGCGCGGAGTCGGCTCTGAGGCACAGGATCAAGGTCGTCGACGAGTTCGCGTACAAGCACATCCGTGCCAGGGCCGACGAGATGTCCGCCGGCAAGGCACACGACGCC GAGTCGAAGTGTGATTTGCTGTCGAGGTTCATACAGGCGACGACCAGCGAGTCCGGGGAGGTGGATTACAAGTACCTGAGAGACATCATAATGAACATCGTCATAGCCGGCAAGGACACGACCGCCGGAGCGCTTGCCTGGTTCCTCTACATGATGTGCAAGCACCCGGAGGTGCAGGAGAGGATCAgcgaggaggccagggaggctgccgacgccggcgaggccgcgTCCATCGACGACTTCTCGCAGAGCCTGACCGACGAGGCGCTGAACAAGATGCACTACCTGCACGCCGCCCTGACAGAGACTCTCAGACTGTACCCCTCGGTCCCGTTG GATAACAAGGAGTGCTTTTCGGACGACGTTCTGCCCAACGGCTTCAGCGTCGGCAAGGGAGACATGGTGTTCTACGCCCCCTACGCCATGGGCCGGATGGAGCGCCTGTGGGGTGAGGACGCCCAAGTCTTCCGGCCCGAGCGGTGGCTAGACGAACACGGCGTGTTCCAGCCAGAAAGCCCTTTCAAATTCACAGCTTTCCAG GCTGGTCCAAGGATCTGCCTGGGAAAGGAATTCGCGTACAGGCAGATGAAGATCTTCGCAGCCGTGCTGCTCCGTTTCTTCGTGCTGGCTCTGCGCGACAAGGACGCGAGCGTCAACTACAGGACCATGATCACGCTCTACATCGAGCAGGGTCTCCATCTCACGGCTGTGGCGAGATGA